From Cellulophaga lytica DSM 7489, a single genomic window includes:
- a CDS encoding DUF5675 family protein, with product MNVLLQRTYYKEGTNSALFYNGQFLGFAIELPWLNNERNVSCIPEGEYELKARYSVKFKHHLHLTNVEERSLILLHPANNAKRELRGCIAPVTKLTGIGKGAYSKPLFQKLVSLCYQAFDRNENVLLTIKY from the coding sequence ATGAATGTGTTGTTGCAAAGGACCTATTATAAAGAGGGCACTAATAGTGCTCTCTTCTATAATGGTCAGTTTTTAGGTTTTGCTATTGAATTACCTTGGTTGAACAATGAAAGAAACGTGTCTTGTATACCTGAAGGCGAATACGAGCTGAAAGCGAGGTATTCGGTAAAATTTAAGCATCATTTACATCTTACTAATGTAGAAGAGCGTAGTCTTATACTACTGCATCCTGCTAATAACGCGAAGCGTGAGCTTCGTGGTTGTATAGCTCCTGTAACTAAGTTAACAGGTATAGGAAAAGGAGCTTATTCCAAACCACTGTTTCAAAAATTAGTATCTCTTTGCTATCAAGCATTTGACAGAAACGAAAACGTATTATTAACTATTAAATATTAA
- a CDS encoding YegP family protein, with product MSKFEVYQDARSEYRFRLKADNGQKILASEGYSAKAGCMNGIESVRKNSQDDKRYERLKASNGKHYFNLKASNGQVIGTSEMYESSSGMENGIASVTSNAPKATIEEV from the coding sequence ATGTCAAAATTTGAAGTATATCAAGATGCTAGGAGTGAGTATCGTTTTAGGTTGAAAGCTGATAATGGTCAAAAAATATTAGCAAGTGAAGGTTATTCAGCTAAAGCTGGATGTATGAATGGAATAGAATCTGTTCGTAAAAATTCACAAGATGATAAACGATATGAGCGTTTAAAGGCGAGTAATGGTAAGCACTATTTTAATCTTAAGGCGAGTAATGGTCAGGTTATAGGAACTAGTGAAATGTATGAATCTTCTTCTGGAATGGAAAATGGTATTGCATCGGTTACATCTAATGCACCAAAAGCAACTATTGAAGAGGTTTAA
- a CDS encoding DUF1232 domain-containing protein: MKTTSFKKFKFEDLLLNNTRDYQNKHSELIRSAPYIYQLLTSLLDVTDLSVANRSKIFTSIGYFLVPKDLYSEDEHGAIGYIDDILLAIFVIKEVETEIGFEQIERLYNQDLNNLDELLNSGIYDNAIKDYDELFQEVLEFVGFY; the protein is encoded by the coding sequence ATGAAAACTACAAGCTTTAAGAAATTCAAATTTGAAGATCTATTGTTAAATAATACTAGGGACTATCAAAACAAGCATAGTGAGCTTATTAGGTCTGCACCTTATATTTATCAATTATTAACTTCTTTACTTGATGTGACTGACCTTTCTGTTGCAAATAGATCAAAAATTTTCACCTCTATTGGGTACTTCCTTGTGCCAAAAGACCTGTATTCAGAAGACGAACACGGCGCAATCGGATATATAGATGACATATTATTAGCAATATTTGTCATAAAAGAAGTTGAAACAGAAATTGGTTTTGAACAAATAGAAAGATTATATAATCAAGATTTGAATAATCTTGATGAGTTATTAAATTCAGGGATATATGATAATGCAATTAAAGATTATGACGAATTATTTCAGGAGGTTTTAGAATTCGTTGGCTTCTACTAA